One window from the genome of Hippoglossus hippoglossus isolate fHipHip1 chromosome 10, fHipHip1.pri, whole genome shotgun sequence encodes:
- the LOC117769446 gene encoding aryl-hydrocarbon-interacting protein-like 1, with amino-acid sequence MEETYLSNHPGVRKKILAGGKGPLPHFPPGTKLVFHFQTLLDDFERTVIDDSRLAGRPAEIFVGKMFKMEIWETLLMSMRVEEVAEFWCDAVHTGLYPIVSKGMRLIAQGKDPLEGQRHMCGMGNVFHYHSTGFPELDELMRTPQPLIFIMELLQVKSWMMEKDEKLEMVPILHMQGNALVKQGQFRDAASKYKEAVLLLKTVQSKEMPGDIDYINLGRMIIPLELNYCQCMMELEEYYEAIEHTTELLEKHKDCVKGYYKRAKAHTAVWNEKEARRDFNMVSHLDVSLASLVHRELKNLSERMKDKYWEEKDQYWNMLETKESKNKEEEEKEGHEEEDKEEDEREDKVEQEDGESATTESKDEGELGGDECPVKIKPDEGAGDEEETSSSEGKDWQQMLQLVMLLQKEGNFLVKQNQFQEAGEKFKEAIEYVDILQNKVDQRGEDLESLEKVRLPLTLNLSQCMLELKEHQRVVELINKLLKKHKGNFKAVYQRAQAHSALCNEDKARRDFEMVEKLDPAFKPFVRQELKKLGERVRSMHACQNKTYWDTMQEKWGPGGSKTNRAASEKNVKFAPKATEENAEVDKKAGERESSEKPAPAETEGGDDAETEKSPDVKAERSNKELDSGRVSEEELDNENIESAVDHEYGQGAADNRAPDKDSDPAATSTGKDNVVSRRSSCDKGRKKVKCQSSAAASPSRTSQGNKVTSDKTGNGGTQSE; translated from the exons ATGGAGGAGACGTACCTTTCCAACCACCCAGGAGTGAGGAAGAAGATTCTGGCTGGAGGCAAAGGACCGCTGCCACACTTTCCACCTGGGACAAAG CTGGTGTTCCACTTCCAGACGCTGTTGGACGACTTTGAGCGGACGGTCATTGATGACAGTCGACTGGCAGGCAGGCCCGCTGAGATCTTTGTGGGAAAGATGTTCAAGATGGAGATCTGGGAGACCCTGCTGATGTCCATGAGGGTTGAAGAGGTGGCGGAGTTCTGGTGCGATGCCGTT caCACAGGGTTGTATCCGATTGTGTCTAAGGGAATGAGGCTGATCGCTCAAGGGAAAGACCCCCTGGAGGGCCAGAGACACATGTGCGGCATGGGGAACGTGTTCCACTATCACTCCACTGGTTTCCCAGAGCTGGATGAGCTGATGAGAACCCCTCAACCACTTATATTTAtcatggagctgctgcaggtaa AGTCGTGGATGATGGAAAAGGATGAGAAGCTGGAGATGGTGCCAATTCTCCACATGCAGGGCAACGCGCTGGTCAAGCAGGGACAATTCCGGGACGCTGCCAGCAAGTACAAAGAggcggtgctgctgctgaaaacgGTCCAGTCCAAA gAGATGCCGGGCGATATAGACTACATTAACTTGGGTCGAATGATTATCCCTCTGGAGCTGAACTACTGCCAGTGTatgatggagctggaggagtATTACGAGGCGATCGAGCACACCACCGAGCTGCTGGAGAAACACAAAG ACTGTGTGAAGGGCTACTACAAGAGAGCCAAGGCCCACACTGCCGTGTGGAATGAAAAGGAGGCTCGCAGAGACTTCAACATGGTGTCCCACCTCGACGTCTCGCTGGCGTCTCTGGTCCACAGGGAGCTGAAGAACCTGTCAGAGCGCATGAAGGACAAGTACTGGGAGGAGAAGGATCAGTACTGGAACATGctggagacaaaggagagcaaaaataaagaggaggaggagaaagagggtcatgaggaggaggataaggaggaagatgagagggaAGACAAAGTTGAACAAGAAGATGGTGAAAGCGCGACCACAGAGAGTAAAGATGAAGGAGAACTCGGAGGAGATGAATGCCCGGTGAAGATTAAACCGGACGAGGGTGCAGGTGACGAAGAGGAAACGAGCTCCTCTGAGGGTAAAGACTGGCAGCAGATGCTACAACTCGTCATGTTGCTGCAGAAAGAAGGAAACTTCCTCGTGAAACAAAACCAATTCCAAGAGGCCGGTGAGAAGTTCAAGGAGGCCATAGAATACGTGGACATCCTTCAGAATAAG GTGGATCAACGGGGCGAGGACTTGGAGTCACTGGAGAAAGTGCGTCTGCCGCTGACGCTCAACCTCAGCCAGTGCATGCTGGAGCTGAAAGAGCACCAGCGCGTGGTGGAGCTCATCAACAAGCTGCTGAAGAAGCATAAAG GTAACTTTAAGGCGGTGTACCAACGGGCTCAGGCGCACTCCGCTTTGTGCAATGAGGACAAAGCTCGAAGGGACTTTGAAATGGTCGAGAAGTTGGACCCGGCCTTCAAACCCTTTGTCCGCCAAGAGCTGAAAAAGCTGGGTGAGCGCGTCCGCTCCATGCACGCCTGCCAGAACAAGACTTACTGGGACACGATGCAGGAGAAGTGGGGGCCTGGTGGAAGCAAGACCAACAGAGCGGCAAGCGAGAAGAACGTCAAATTTGCACCGAAAGCCACAGAAGAAAACGCTGAAGTAGATAAgaaggcaggagagagggaaagctCCGAGAAACCCGCCCCTgctgagacagagggaggggatgatgcagaaacagagaaaagcccAGATGTGAAAGCAGAGCGGAGTAATAAAGAGCTAGATAGTGGGAGAGTGAGCGAAGAGGAGTTAGATAATGAAAATATAGAGAGTGCTGTGGATCACGAGTATGGGCAGGGTGCGGCGGATAATCGAGCCCCAGATAAAGATAGTGATCCTGCGGCCACCAGCACAGGCAAAGATAATGTAGTGAGCAGGAGATCATCGTGTGATAAGGGCAGAAAGAAGGTCAAATGCCAATCAAGTGCTGCAGCGAGCCCAAGCCGAACAAGCCAAGGGAACAAAGTCACCAGTGATAAGACAGGAAACGGTGGCACTCAATCAGAATAG